A single region of the Oleispira antarctica RB-8 genome encodes:
- a CDS encoding transcriptional regulator, with amino-acid sequence MMSEHKMSIAEVARETDLSRATVTLLYKETAQKVDLEAI; translated from the coding sequence ATGATGAGCGAACACAAGATGAGTATTGCCGAGGTCGCCAGAGAAACGGACTTGAGCCGCGCCACGGTGACTTTGCTCTATAAAGAAACGGCCCAGAAAGTGGATTTAGAAGCCATTTAG
- the smpB gene encoding tmRNA-binding protein, protein MAKKKKSGNSGNTIAQNKKARHDFHLSNNVECGVVLTGWEVKALRAGRCQLVDSYVFIREGEAWLYGCLITALPTATAYIITEPKRERKLLLHKREIEKLEQQINAKGYTCVCTALYWKGHIVKVDIALAKGKQDHDKRNADKDKDWAKQKERTMKHSVR, encoded by the coding sequence ATGGCTAAAAAGAAAAAATCTGGAAACAGTGGCAATACAATTGCTCAAAACAAAAAAGCACGTCACGACTTTCACCTCAGTAATAATGTCGAGTGTGGGGTTGTTCTTACTGGCTGGGAAGTAAAAGCCCTACGCGCAGGAAGGTGTCAACTCGTTGATTCGTACGTATTCATTCGTGAAGGCGAAGCATGGTTATACGGCTGTTTAATAACAGCCCTACCAACAGCGACGGCCTACATAATCACCGAACCCAAACGTGAGCGGAAATTACTCTTACACAAACGTGAAATTGAAAAGCTAGAACAGCAGATCAACGCGAAAGGTTATACCTGTGTATGTACGGCGCTTTATTGGAAAGGACATATCGTGAAAGTGGACATTGCCCTAGCAAAAGGCAAGCAAGACCACGACAAACGAAATGCCGACAAAGATAAAGATTGGGCTAAACAGAAAGAACGTACGATGAAACACTCTGTGAGATAG
- the hsdM gene encoding Type I site-specific deoxyribonuclease, which yields MTSTQQRAALQRQIWAIANDVRGSVDGWDFKQYVLGTLFYRFISENFALYIEAGDDSIHYAALSDEVITADIKDDAIKTKGYFIYPSQLFATVAKNANNNESLNTDLATTFSAIEASANGYPSEPDIKGLFADFDTTSNRLGNTVKDKNLRLAAVLKGVAGLDFGHDFYEKPDAAQIDLFGDAYEFLISNYAANAGKSGGEFFTPQHVSKLIAQLAMHKQTSVNKIYDPAAGSGSLLLQAKKHFDNHIIEDGFFGQEINHTTYNLARMNMFLHNINYDKFNMQLGNTLTDPHFLDDKPFDAIVSNPPYSVKWIGSDDPTLINDDRFAPAGVLAPKSKADFAFVLHALSYLSSKGRAAIVCFPGIFYRGGAEQKIRKYLVDNNYVETVISLAPNLFFGTTIAVTILVLSKHKTDTTTQFIDASGLFKKDTNTNTLTHDHIEQIMQVFDSKANVEHFAQSIPFEKVSANDYNLSVSSYVEAKDNREVTDITKLNAELKTTVSRIDQLRQDIDAIVAEIEGGESEGEELEA from the coding sequence ATGACAAGCACGCAACAACGCGCCGCCCTACAACGACAAATCTGGGCCATTGCCAACGATGTACGAGGTTCAGTAGACGGCTGGGATTTTAAACAATATGTCCTCGGCACCTTATTTTATCGCTTCATCAGCGAAAACTTTGCTCTCTACATTGAAGCTGGTGACGACAGTATTCATTACGCTGCGCTGAGCGATGAGGTGATCACGGCAGACATCAAAGACGATGCTATTAAAACCAAGGGTTACTTCATCTACCCCAGCCAGCTGTTCGCCACTGTGGCTAAAAACGCCAACAACAACGAAAGCCTGAACACCGACTTGGCCACCACCTTTTCCGCCATCGAAGCCTCGGCCAATGGCTACCCCTCTGAGCCGGACATCAAAGGTCTATTTGCCGATTTCGATACCACCAGTAACCGACTCGGTAATACTGTTAAAGACAAAAACCTGCGTTTAGCGGCAGTTTTAAAAGGCGTGGCAGGCTTGGATTTTGGTCATGATTTTTATGAAAAGCCAGATGCCGCTCAAATTGACTTGTTCGGTGATGCTTACGAGTTCCTCATTTCTAACTATGCCGCCAATGCCGGTAAATCCGGTGGTGAATTTTTTACCCCGCAGCACGTTTCCAAGCTGATTGCGCAGCTGGCCATGCACAAACAAACCAGCGTCAATAAAATTTATGACCCAGCTGCCGGTTCCGGTTCACTGTTACTACAAGCCAAAAAGCACTTCGATAACCACATCATTGAAGATGGCTTCTTCGGGCAAGAGATTAACCACACCACTTACAACCTTGCCCGTATGAACATGTTTTTACACAACATCAACTACGACAAGTTCAATATGCAGCTGGGCAATACCCTAACAGACCCGCACTTTCTAGATGACAAACCCTTTGATGCCATCGTCTCCAACCCGCCGTATTCGGTGAAGTGGATAGGCAGTGATGACCCAACCCTGATCAACGATGATCGCTTTGCGCCAGCGGGTGTACTCGCACCCAAATCCAAGGCCGACTTTGCCTTTGTGTTACATGCACTCAGCTATTTATCCAGCAAAGGCCGAGCAGCTATTGTGTGCTTCCCCGGTATTTTTTACCGTGGCGGTGCTGAGCAAAAAATTCGCAAATATCTGGTGGATAACAACTATGTGGAAACGGTTATTTCACTCGCACCCAATCTGTTTTTTGGTACCACCATTGCGGTGACTATTCTGGTGCTCTCCAAACACAAAACCGATACCACCACCCAGTTTATTGATGCGAGTGGTTTATTTAAAAAAGACACCAATACCAATACGCTTACCCATGATCACATCGAACAGATCATGCAGGTATTCGATAGCAAAGCGAATGTGGAACACTTCGCCCAATCCATACCGTTTGAAAAGGTGTCCGCCAACGATTACAACCTGTCGGTGAGCAGCTATGTAGAAGCCAAAGACAACCGTGAAGTGACCGACATTACAAAACTCAATGCCGAGCTTAAAACCACTGTTTCCAGAATCGACCAGCTGCGCCAAGACATTGATGCGATTGTGGCCGAGATTGAGGGTGGCGAAAGTGAAGGTGAGGAGCTTGAGGCATGA
- the hsdS gene encoding Putative type I restriction-modification system specificity protein has translation MSNMNFMEKLLDGVEVEWKALGDDDFIEVANSGRRPVKASLRVAGKTPYYGANNIQDYVDGHTHDGEYVLIAEDGSASLENYSIQYVSGKFWANNHVHVIRGKSGLNTRFLFHYLCIVNYTAFLTGGGRAKLTKGKMVEIQTPIPCPENPKKSLEIQAEIVRILDTFTELTTELTTELTTELSARKKQYNYYRDQLLSFEESEVEWKTLDEVAHFANGKGHEKDISEDGKYIVVNSKFISTDGKVAKYSNSQICPLFKDDVLLVMSDLPNGKALSKTFIVDVDEKYTLNQRIGGITVKNKEEVLPKFLHYFLNRTPQLLKHNNGVDQTNLRKGQILEVKIPIISPAEQVRIVSILDKFDTLTKSISEGLPREIALRQQQYEYYRDLLLSFPKQEIQVGVEA, from the coding sequence ATGAGTAACATGAACTTCATGGAAAAGCTGCTGGATGGTGTAGAGGTGGAGTGGAAGGCGCTGGGGGATGACGACTTTATTGAGGTGGCGAATAGTGGACGGAGGCCGGTAAAAGCGTCGCTACGTGTAGCCGGAAAAACACCATACTACGGTGCGAATAATATTCAGGATTATGTTGATGGCCATACTCACGATGGCGAATATGTTCTTATCGCTGAGGACGGATCAGCAAGTCTAGAGAATTACTCTATTCAATATGTCAGCGGAAAATTTTGGGCGAATAATCATGTTCATGTCATTCGTGGAAAATCTGGGCTCAACACAAGATTTTTGTTTCACTATCTATGTATTGTTAACTACACCGCATTTTTAACAGGTGGTGGGCGAGCCAAGCTAACAAAAGGGAAAATGGTTGAAATCCAAACCCCCATCCCCTGCCCCGAAAACCCCAAAAAATCGCTAGAAATCCAAGCCGAAATCGTCCGCATACTGGACACCTTCACCGAGCTGACCACCGAGCTGACCACCGAGCTGACCACCGAGCTTAGCGCCCGCAAAAAACAATACAACTACTACCGCGACCAGTTGCTGAGTTTTGAAGAAAGTGAAGTGGAGTGGAAAACGTTGGATGAAGTGGCACATTTTGCCAACGGGAAAGGCCATGAAAAAGATATATCTGAAGATGGAAAGTACATTGTTGTAAATTCTAAATTCATTTCTACAGACGGCAAGGTTGCGAAATACTCAAACAGTCAAATATGTCCGCTATTTAAAGATGATGTTTTGCTAGTAATGAGCGATCTACCAAATGGTAAGGCGCTTTCAAAAACCTTTATTGTTGACGTGGATGAAAAATATACATTGAATCAGCGAATTGGTGGAATTACTGTAAAAAATAAAGAAGAAGTGCTACCTAAATTTTTGCATTATTTTTTGAATAGAACCCCTCAGCTACTAAAGCATAACAATGGAGTTGACCAAACAAATTTGCGAAAAGGGCAAATTTTAGAAGTGAAAATACCAATTATTTCACCTGCTGAGCAGGTTCGTATTGTTTCCATTCTCGATAAGTTTGATACCTTAACTAAATCTATTTCCGAAGGCTTACCGCGAGAGATTGCCTTGCGCCAACAGCAATATGAATACTATCGTGATCTATTGTTAAGTTTCCCAAAACAAGAAATCCAAGTAGGAGTCGAGGCATAG
- a CDS encoding Site-specific recombinase, phage integrase family protein, with amino-acid sequence MAKLTKPLTNTEVKQAKPKDKVYTLTDGGGLQLRVKPNGSKLWLLDYYRPYTKKRTSLSFGNYPSTSLAEARKQRDAAKALLAKDIDPKEHRDDHKLQSAEANNNTLEHVASQWLEIKKSTVSENHALDTWRSLELHIFPSLGKLPIHKVSAVKAIETIKPIAMKGSLETVKRLCQRLNEIMLYAVNIGLITSNPLTGINKAFHSPVKQHLPTLKPEQLPTLMAALSVASIKITTRCLIEWQLHTMVRPSEAAGTKWDEIDFENALWNIPAERMKKKKAHTVPLSEQSISLLALMRPISGTSPFVFPSDRNFHKHMHPATPNVALKRMGFHGQLVAHGLRSLASTTLNEQGFDADIVEAALAHISDNEVRNAYNRAEYIKRRIPMMCWWSEHIEKAATGQISLASRKSISLVQTGT; translated from the coding sequence ATGGCCAAATTAACCAAACCCCTAACTAATACAGAAGTGAAACAAGCCAAGCCTAAAGACAAGGTTTATACCTTAACTGATGGAGGTGGTTTACAGTTACGAGTTAAACCCAATGGTTCCAAACTATGGCTATTAGATTATTACCGCCCTTACACTAAGAAGCGCACAAGTCTTAGTTTTGGTAATTACCCCAGTACTTCACTTGCAGAAGCTCGCAAACAAAGAGATGCAGCAAAAGCGCTACTTGCTAAAGACATCGACCCCAAAGAACATCGTGACGACCATAAACTGCAAAGTGCTGAAGCAAACAACAATACGCTTGAGCATGTTGCAAGCCAGTGGCTAGAAATTAAGAAGAGTACCGTCTCTGAAAACCATGCCCTAGACACGTGGCGCTCACTAGAGCTGCATATATTTCCATCGCTAGGCAAACTACCCATCCACAAAGTTTCAGCCGTAAAAGCAATAGAAACGATAAAGCCGATTGCGATGAAAGGTAGCTTAGAAACTGTAAAACGCCTTTGTCAGCGCCTTAACGAAATCATGCTTTATGCCGTTAATATTGGATTGATCACCTCGAACCCTTTAACCGGTATAAATAAAGCGTTTCACTCACCTGTTAAGCAGCACCTTCCCACACTGAAACCTGAACAGCTACCCACTCTAATGGCCGCTCTTTCGGTCGCAAGTATTAAAATAACGACTCGCTGTCTCATTGAATGGCAACTGCACACAATGGTAAGACCCAGCGAAGCCGCAGGTACTAAGTGGGACGAAATAGATTTTGAAAATGCTCTATGGAACATACCCGCCGAAAGAATGAAGAAAAAGAAAGCTCATACCGTACCGTTATCAGAGCAAAGTATTTCTCTACTTGCACTTATGAGGCCGATTAGCGGCACATCTCCTTTCGTTTTTCCTTCGGATAGGAATTTCCATAAACACATGCACCCTGCAACCCCTAACGTTGCTTTAAAGCGAATGGGCTTTCATGGCCAACTAGTTGCACACGGGCTAAGGTCATTAGCCAGCACCACCTTAAATGAACAAGGCTTTGATGCCGATATAGTAGAAGCCGCACTCGCGCACATAAGTGATAACGAAGTTCGCAACGCCTACAACCGCGCTGAGTATATTAAACGCAGAATACCAATGATGTGTTGGTGGAGTGAGCATATCGAGAAAGCCGCAACAGGCCAAATAAGCTTGGCGAGCAGAAAATCTATTTCACTGGTTCAAACTGGAACATAG
- the hsdR gene encoding Type I restriction enzyme EcoR124II/ type I site-specific deoxyribonuclease has product MMDYKTIAESNSFIVLDKYKKDWKVAESYQSEDALERELIQDLQNQGYEYLPALNNPQAMLANVREQLQTLNNVQFAEGEWRRFVETYLDKPSDTIVDKTRKIHDDYIHDFVFDDGRIKNIYLLDKNNITRNKVQVIKQFEQTGSHANRYDVTILVNGLPLVQIELKKRGVAIREAFNQVHRYSKESFNSEDSLYKYLQLFVISNGTDSRYFANTTQRNKNSYDFSMNWAKADNSLIKDLKDFTATFFQKHTLLNVLLHYSVFDVSDTLLVMRPYQIAATERILWKVKSSYEAKTWSKPESGGFIWHTTGSGKTLTSFKAARLATELEFIDKVFFVVDRKDLDFQTMKEYQRFSPDSVNGSDSTAGLKRNLDKDDDKIVVTTIQKLNNLMKTEGDLPIYNKQVVFIFDECHRSQFGEAQKNLNKKFKRFYQFGFTGTPIFPLNALGAETTASVFGRELHSYVITDAIRDEKVLKFKVDYNDVRHKFKAIETEKDEKKLSAAENKEALLHPERIREISQYILNNYRQKTHRLQTNAKGFNAMFAVSSVDAAKLYYESLNSLQADPSNKSSEKPLKIATIFSFAANEEQDAVGDILDESFDVSAMNSSAKEFLNAAIGDYNAFFKTNFSVDSNGFQNYYRDLAKRVKTKEIDLLIVVGMFLTGFDAPTLNTLFVDKNLRYHGLMQAFSRTNRIYDATKTFGNIVTFRDLEMATVDAITLFGDKNTKNVVLEKSYKEYMDGFTDVVSGEARRGFMDVVSELEQRFPDPTAIGKESDKKDFAKLFGEYLRVENVLQNYDEFASLKALQNVDMSDAEAVESFKVENYLDDEKLAELQTIRLPADRKVQDYRSTYNDIRDWQRRQKSAEEKEKSSIDWDDVVFEIDLLKSQEINLDYILELIFEHNKKTKSKADLVDEVRRVIRASLGNRAKESLVVDFINQTDLDQIGEKSSVIEAFFSFAQVEQQREAEELINAESLNAEEARRYIITSLKREYASDAGTELNAILPKMSPLNPQYLTKKQSVFQKIAAFVEKFKGVGGKV; this is encoded by the coding sequence ATGATGGATTATAAAACCATTGCCGAATCGAACAGCTTTATCGTTCTCGATAAATATAAAAAAGACTGGAAAGTGGCCGAAAGCTACCAGAGCGAAGATGCCTTAGAGCGCGAGCTGATTCAGGATTTACAAAATCAGGGCTATGAGTATTTGCCTGCCCTGAATAACCCGCAAGCCATGCTGGCCAATGTGCGCGAACAGTTGCAAACGCTAAATAATGTGCAATTTGCCGAAGGTGAATGGCGACGTTTTGTGGAAACGTATCTGGATAAGCCTAGTGACACTATCGTTGATAAAACACGAAAGATTCACGATGACTACATTCACGACTTTGTGTTTGACGATGGCCGCATTAAAAACATTTATCTACTGGATAAAAACAACATTACCCGCAACAAGGTGCAGGTGATCAAGCAGTTTGAACAAACCGGCAGCCATGCCAACCGTTATGATGTGACTATTTTGGTGAACGGCTTACCGCTGGTACAAATCGAGCTGAAAAAGCGTGGCGTCGCCATTCGTGAAGCCTTTAACCAGGTGCATCGTTACAGCAAAGAGAGCTTTAATAGCGAGGATTCGCTGTATAAATACTTGCAGTTGTTTGTTATCTCGAACGGCACCGATAGCCGCTATTTTGCTAATACCACCCAGCGCAACAAAAACAGCTACGACTTTAGCATGAACTGGGCGAAGGCTGATAACAGCCTAATTAAAGACCTAAAAGACTTTACCGCGACGTTCTTTCAGAAGCACACCCTGCTCAATGTATTACTGCATTATTCGGTGTTTGATGTGAGTGACACATTACTGGTGATGCGCCCCTACCAGATTGCGGCCACCGAGCGTATTTTGTGGAAGGTGAAAAGCTCTTATGAGGCAAAAACTTGGAGCAAGCCAGAAAGCGGCGGTTTTATCTGGCATACCACCGGCTCTGGTAAAACCTTAACCAGCTTTAAAGCGGCACGATTGGCCACTGAGCTTGAGTTTATCGACAAAGTATTTTTTGTGGTGGACCGAAAAGATTTAGATTTTCAAACCATGAAGGAATACCAACGGTTCTCACCGGACAGTGTAAACGGTTCTGACAGTACCGCAGGCTTAAAGCGTAATTTGGATAAAGATGATGACAAGATCGTCGTCACCACCATCCAGAAGCTCAACAACCTGATGAAAACCGAAGGCGACCTACCCATCTACAATAAGCAGGTGGTGTTTATTTTTGATGAATGTCATCGCAGCCAGTTTGGTGAAGCTCAGAAAAACCTAAACAAGAAATTTAAACGTTTCTATCAGTTTGGCTTTACTGGCACGCCCATCTTTCCGCTAAACGCTTTAGGTGCGGAAACCACCGCCAGTGTATTTGGTCGGGAGTTGCATTCGTATGTGATTACCGACGCCATACGTGATGAGAAAGTGCTCAAATTCAAGGTTGACTATAACGATGTGCGCCACAAATTTAAGGCCATTGAAACTGAGAAGGATGAGAAAAAGCTTTCTGCCGCTGAAAACAAAGAAGCGTTGTTGCACCCAGAGCGTATTCGAGAAATTTCTCAGTACATTCTAAACAACTACCGCCAGAAGACTCACCGATTGCAGACGAATGCCAAGGGCTTTAATGCCATGTTCGCCGTGAGCAGTGTAGATGCCGCTAAGCTCTATTATGAATCGCTGAATAGTTTGCAGGCTGACCCTTCAAATAAAAGCAGCGAAAAGCCGCTGAAAATCGCCACCATTTTCTCCTTTGCCGCCAATGAAGAGCAGGATGCGGTGGGTGATATTCTGGATGAAAGCTTTGATGTAAGTGCAATGAATAGTAGCGCTAAAGAATTTTTAAACGCGGCGATAGGCGACTATAACGCCTTCTTTAAAACCAATTTCAGTGTCGATAGCAACGGCTTTCAGAATTACTACCGCGATTTGGCCAAGCGGGTGAAAACCAAAGAAATTGATTTGCTGATAGTGGTGGGAATGTTTCTCACCGGCTTTGATGCCCCTACGCTTAATACGCTGTTCGTAGATAAAAACCTGCGTTACCACGGTTTGATGCAAGCCTTTTCGCGAACTAACCGCATTTATGACGCCACCAAAACCTTCGGAAATATTGTCACATTCCGAGATCTGGAAATGGCAACCGTGGATGCTATCACGCTGTTTGGCGATAAAAACACCAAAAACGTAGTGCTAGAAAAAAGCTACAAGGAATACATGGATGGCTTTACCGATGTAGTAAGCGGTGAAGCGAGGCGCGGTTTTATGGATGTTGTGAGCGAGCTAGAGCAACGCTTTCCTGATCCGACCGCCATTGGAAAAGAATCCGATAAAAAAGACTTTGCCAAACTCTTCGGCGAATACCTGCGCGTAGAGAACGTGCTGCAAAACTATGATGAGTTTGCCAGTTTGAAAGCCCTTCAAAACGTGGACATGAGCGATGCAGAAGCGGTTGAATCGTTTAAAGTAGAAAACTATTTGGATGATGAAAAACTGGCTGAGTTACAGACCATACGCTTGCCAGCCGACCGTAAGGTTCAGGATTATCGCTCTACCTACAACGACATACGCGATTGGCAGCGCAGACAAAAATCAGCGGAGGAGAAAGAAAAATCCTCCATTGACTGGGATGATGTGGTGTTCGAAATAGACTTGCTGAAATCTCAGGAGATAAATCTTGATTATATTCTGGAGCTAATTTTCGAACATAACAAGAAAACCAAAAGCAAAGCCGATTTGGTTGATGAAGTTCGCCGGGTGATAAGAGCCAGTCTTGGCAATCGCGCAAAAGAAAGTTTAGTCGTAGATTTTATTAATCAAACGGACTTGGATCAGATTGGCGAAAAGTCTAGCGTGATCGAAGCCTTCTTTTCTTTCGCCCAAGTTGAGCAGCAAAGAGAAGCCGAGGAACTGATCAACGCAGAAAGTCTGAATGCTGAAGAAGCCCGACGCTATATCATCACCTCACTCAAGCGGGAGTATGCCAGCGACGCAGGAACAGAGCTTAATGCCATTCTGCCCAAAATGAGCCCGTTAAATCCGCAATACCTGACCAAGAAACAGAGTGTGTTTCAAAAGATCGCCGCGTTTGTTGAGAAGTTTAAAGGTGTGGGAGGGAAAGTTTAA
- the prrC gene encoding Anticodon nuclease, giving the protein MSNSLKEIAEQLKASSKKVQLIYAFNGTGKTRLSREFKELISPKVTDGEENQKSKVLYYNAFTEDLFYWDNDLEEDSERKLIIRPNAYTQSALIKHGQEQNAIANFQRYTNPKLTPKFNPEFSEVTFSFERGNDVSEPNIKISKGEESNFIWSIFYSLLEQIIDSQNEQLNKGVASEFEHLEYIFIDDPVSSLDENHLMQLAVDLASLIKSSQSSLKFIVSTHDVTFYNCLHNELKSKSCFLLERIDDDSVSLVEKNGDSNSSFFYHLDLKRQLESAIKAGEVQRHHFAHIRSLYEKTASFLGYPQWSKLLPGDSEENKTAYFNRIIQFSSHDALPGVRPSNLRPEEKQIVRYLLDYLVDNYNYWQQEPQNEG; this is encoded by the coding sequence ATGAGTAACTCGCTAAAGGAAATAGCCGAGCAGCTAAAAGCATCCTCCAAAAAGGTACAGCTAATCTATGCTTTTAATGGAACAGGTAAAACCCGGCTGTCTCGTGAGTTTAAAGAGTTGATCTCACCAAAAGTCACAGATGGAGAAGAAAATCAGAAAAGTAAAGTCCTCTACTACAATGCCTTTACAGAAGACCTGTTTTATTGGGACAACGATTTAGAAGAGGATAGTGAAAGAAAACTCATTATTCGGCCAAATGCCTATACACAATCAGCACTGATAAAGCATGGTCAAGAACAAAATGCCATTGCTAACTTTCAACGCTATACGAACCCGAAGTTAACTCCTAAGTTTAATCCAGAATTTTCTGAAGTTACATTTTCTTTCGAGCGCGGAAATGATGTTTCTGAACCTAATATTAAAATATCAAAGGGCGAGGAAAGTAATTTTATTTGGAGTATTTTTTATAGTTTATTAGAGCAAATAATTGACTCGCAGAATGAACAGTTAAACAAAGGTGTTGCGAGTGAATTTGAACACTTGGAATACATCTTTATCGATGATCCTGTTAGTTCATTAGATGAGAATCATTTAATGCAGCTTGCTGTTGACTTGGCATCATTGATAAAAAGTAGCCAATCTTCACTGAAGTTCATCGTTTCAACTCATGATGTTACTTTCTATAATTGTCTCCATAATGAGCTGAAGTCAAAGTCTTGTTTTTTGTTAGAGCGAATAGATGATGACTCGGTCTCATTAGTTGAAAAAAACGGTGATTCAAATTCAAGTTTTTTCTACCATTTAGATCTAAAAAGACAGCTTGAGTCTGCAATTAAAGCGGGTGAAGTGCAGAGACATCATTTTGCTCATATAAGAAGCCTGTATGAGAAAACGGCTAGTTTTCTAGGGTACCCTCAATGGTCGAAATTACTTCCTGGTGACAGTGAAGAGAATAAAACTGCCTACTTCAATAGGATTATTCAGTTCTCCAGCCATGATGCTTTACCAGGAGTGCGCCCATCCAATTTAAGGCCAGAAGAAAAACAAATTGTTAGGTATCTTTTAGATTATTTAGTTGATAACTACAACTACTGGCAGCAGGAACCACAAAATGAAGGATAA
- a CDS encoding Virulence family protein RhuM: MKDKRLSLQDQTTEFLLYTAPTGEVKVEVLLSDETLWLTQERMAELFGVQRPAITKHLKNIFESNELQEEVVCSILEHTTEHGAIAGKTQTTKVKYYNLDAVISVGYRVNSTQATQFRIWATQLIKEYIIKGFAMDDERLKNGSLFGKDYFRELLERVRSIRASERRIYQQITDIFAECSIDYDPKSQTTQQFYAHVQDKFHFAITGHTAAEIISLKADANKPLMGMSTYKNAPGGRVLKSDATIAKNYLSEDDIKKLERAVSAFFDYIEGIIERRNSFTMESFTESVNKFLAFNEYQILEGYGKVSRKLAEQKAHVEYDQFNKQQRIESDFDREVKKRLKKDYDV, from the coding sequence ATGAAGGATAAACGCCTAAGCCTACAAGACCAGACCACGGAGTTTCTGCTCTATACCGCGCCCACTGGCGAGGTTAAAGTCGAGGTACTGCTGAGCGACGAAACCCTCTGGCTGACGCAGGAACGCATGGCCGAGTTGTTTGGCGTACAGCGCCCTGCCATCACTAAGCACCTGAAAAATATTTTTGAAAGCAATGAGTTACAAGAAGAAGTGGTATGTTCCATTTTGGAACATACCACTGAACACGGCGCGATTGCAGGTAAAACTCAGACGACCAAGGTGAAATACTACAACTTGGATGCAGTCATCTCCGTTGGCTATCGGGTGAATTCCACCCAGGCCACCCAGTTCCGTATCTGGGCGACTCAGCTTATCAAGGAGTACATCATCAAAGGCTTTGCCATGGATGATGAGCGTTTAAAAAATGGCAGCTTATTTGGCAAAGATTACTTTCGTGAGCTATTGGAGCGGGTGCGCTCTATACGCGCCAGCGAGCGGCGTATTTACCAACAGATTACCGACATATTCGCCGAGTGCAGTATTGATTACGACCCAAAATCCCAAACCACTCAGCAGTTTTACGCCCATGTGCAGGATAAGTTTCATTTTGCTATCACCGGCCATACCGCCGCTGAGATTATTTCGCTGAAGGCCGATGCCAACAAACCCCTGATGGGCATGAGCACCTATAAAAATGCACCGGGAGGTCGGGTATTAAAATCGGATGCAACGATCGCGAAAAATTATTTAAGTGAAGATGACATTAAAAAGCTGGAGCGTGCCGTGTCGGCGTTTTTTGATTACATCGAGGGCATTATCGAACGGCGTAACAGCTTTACCATGGAAAGCTTTACCGAGAGCGTGAACAAGTTTCTGGCATTCAATGAGTATCAAATTCTTGAAGGTTACGGAAAGGTGTCTCGCAAGCTAGCTGAGCAAAAAGCCCACGTGGAATACGACCAATTTAACAAGCAACAACGCATCGAATCAGACTTTGATCGAGAAGTAAAAAAACGGCTCAAAAAGGATTACGACGTATGA